One window of the Esox lucius isolate fEsoLuc1 chromosome 8, fEsoLuc1.pri, whole genome shotgun sequence genome contains the following:
- the chst7 gene encoding carbohydrate sulfotransferase 7, which yields MGVSVYRLQNFNSGGLNAESGAKSPMSNANGFCEREMTRRQQKKYLIVILGYSVLLLLIPYMLDYRSKSAHIIKHGPQQRRCPDLEMWNNGDQFNNNTDTTEETGVNRSLSKKTHIYLHATWRTGSSFLGELFNQHPDVFYLYEPMWHIWQALYPGDAASLQGAVRDMMEALFRCDFSVLKLYAGTQNISTAFIFGWKMNKVICSEPLCDGHKRNEVGLVKEDVCGQCKRKDIKELERECKKYPVVVIKGVRVLDIGVLVPLVKDPAINLHVIQLFRDPRAVHNSRLKSKQALVKESIQVLRSKKHTEKYKRLLVPNNRGNRADSYVSSAMELICDNWLNDIMLIINAPYWVKRNYMKIRYEDLVLHPMEELQRLYRFSNLSSFLAMDKFVLNMTHGNGYSSDKPFLISSRDAKEAIFAWRERLNVEQIGEVEAYCSEVMRQLGYQKNNLDET from the coding sequence ATGGGCGTGTCTGTATATCGTCTACAAAACTTTAATTCTGGTGGCCTCAACGCTGAGAGCGGCGCCAAATCTCCCATGAGCAACGCGAACGGATTTTGTGAGAGGGAAATGACTAGGAGGCAACAGAAGAAATACTTAATCGTAATTTTAGGATATTCTGTATTACTTCTGTTAATTCCGTATATGCTTGACTATCGGAGTAAATCAGCGCATATTATTAAACATGGACCGCAACAGCGAAGGTGTCCAGACTTGGAGATGTGGAATAACGGAGACCAGTTCAACAACAATACGGACACCACGGAGGAGACGGGAGTCAACCGGAGCCTCTCTAAAAAGACGCACATTTATTTACATGCTACCTGGAGGACTGGCTCTTCGTTCTTAGGGGAGCTATTCAACCAACATCCTGATGTATTCTATCTCTATGAGCCAATGTGGCATATATGGCAAGCTCTATATCCCGGGGACGCAGCCAGTCTGCAAGGAGCAGTGCGTGATATGATGGAAGCATTATTCCGATGTGACTTCTCCGTTTTGAAACTATACGCAGGGACCCAGAACATCTCCACGGCTTTTATATTCGGATGGAAAATGAACAAAGTGATCTGCTCGGAACCTCTGTGCGATGGCCACAAGAGAAATGAAGTGGGTTTAGTTAAGGAAGACGTCTGTGGACAGTGTAAACGGAAAGATATTAAGGAGTTGGAGAGGGAGTGCAAGAAGTACCCTGTGGTGGTAATCAAAGGCGTGCGGGTTCTAGATATCGGTGTACTCGTCCCGTTAGTGAAAGATCCTGCTATAAATCTCCATGTCATTCAGTTGTTCAGAGACCCTAGAGCTGTACACAACTCACGACTGAAGTCGAAACAGGCTCTAGTCAAAGAAAGCATACAGGTACTGAGGAGTAAAAAACATACGGAGAAATATAAACGACTATTGGTGCCGAACAACAGGGGGAACAGGGCTGATAGTTATGTTTCTAGCGCTATGGAGCTCATATGTGACAACTGGCTGAACGATATAATGCTGATCATAAACGCGCCGTACTGGGTAAAGCGGAATTACATGAAGATCCGCTACGAAGACCTAGTTTTACACCCCATGGAGGAACTCCAGAGGCTCTATcgcttctcaaacctctcctcgtTCCTGGCCATGGATAAGTTTGTGTTGAACATGACGCACGGCAACGGCTACTCTTCAGACAAACCGTTTCTCATATCGTCCAGAGACGCTAAAGAAGCCATCTTCGCGTGGAGAGAACGGTTAAACGTCGAGCAGATCGGTGAAGTGGAAGCCTACTGCAGTGAAGTCATGAGACAACTGGGCTATCAGAAGAACAATTTGGATGAGACATAA